The Haloferax volcanii DS2 DNA segment CACACTCGACCGGACTGTTCGCCTCGCGCTCGGCGCGCTCCTCGTCGTCGGCGTCGGAAGCTACGCGGGGCTGTTCTCGCTCGGGTTCGGCCCGGTTCCCGCGGCGCTCGGTGCCGCGTTCGTCGCCGTCGCCGGCGTCGTCCTGCTCGTGACCGGGGCCGGCCGGATTTCCCCGCTGTACCTGCCGTTCGGCATCGACACGTTCGACGACCGGGACTGACGCCTGCGGCTCGCCCCGCCGCGCTCCGCTCCGTCTGCCTTTCTCGCTCCCCTAACTACAAGACACCCCACCGCGATGCGTCGGATATGCACACCGCGGAGACCGTGACGCTCACTCGCCTACCCTCCGGCGTCCCGGTACAGACGACAGTTCACACCTACGAACCAGCCGACGGGACCGACGGTCCCACGCTCTACGTGCAGGCCGCCCAGCACGGCCGGGAAATCAACGGCACCGAAGTGCTCCGCCGACTCCACGGCCACCTCGAACGCGCAGAGCTCTCGGGCCGCGTCGTCGCCGTCCCCGTGGCCGACCCGCTGACGTTCGACCGCGTCTCCTACGTCACCCCCGAGGTGCTCGACTCCGTCAACTCCAACATGAACCGCGTCTGGCCGGGCGACCCCGACGGCTCGCTGCACCAGCGCATGGCCGCGACGCTCTGGGAGTACATCAGCGACGCCGACGCCATCGTCGACCTCCACACGGGGAGTCCGGACATGCTCACCCACACGGTCTACCTCCGGGGCGACGAGGAATCCCGCGACCTCGCGCGGGCGTTCGGCGTCGACATCCTCCTCGCGGAGGCCGCCGGCGACGAAGCCGACGACGAGTGGACCGAGCGGAGCTTCGACGGCAAACTCCGCGTCGCGGCCACGAACGCGGGCATCCCCTCCATCACGCCCGAACTCGCCCACAACAAACAGCTCGTCGAGCCGGCCATCGTCGCCGGCGTCGAGGGCGTCCTCAACGTCTGCCGCGACATGGGCATCCTCTCGGGCGCGGTCGAACCGTGGGACGGCCGCACCTATCGCAACCACCTCGGCCGCGTGCAGGCCGCCGCCTCGGGCCTGTTCGTCGCCCGCGAGGACGTCGAACTCGCCCGCGAGGTCCGCCCCGGCGACCACCTCGGCTGGGTGTACGACCCGACCACCTACGAGGTGCTCCAAGAGGTCGAAGCCGAGCGCGCGGGTCTCGTCTACTCTATCGCCCGCGAGGCGACCGTCACGGCCGGCGAGACGCTCGTCGGCATCGCGCTCCCGCTGGACGACGGCGAGGGCGACGGCGAGGAAGACGACCCCTTCGACGAGGCCGACGGCGACCTCGACATCTAGAAAAAAGCCGGTCGGTCGAACGGGAGGGACCGGCGTGTCGAAGCGAAAGCGTTCGAGTCGACTGCGACTTCAGAAGTCGCGCAGGTCTTCGAGCACGGCTTCCGCGTCGCCGGAGGCGATGGTCTCGCGGGCCATCTCCAGCCCCTCGTCGATGGTTTCCGCGTCCTCGCGGGCGTAGATGCGGAGCGCCGCGTTGAGGGCGACGGCGTCGGCGAAGCGGTCCTCGCGCTCGCCGGCGAGCACGGCTTCGGTGATTTCGGCGGAGTCGCCGGCCACGTCGTCCTCGTCGACGCCGAGGTCGTCGTACTCGAAGTCCATGCCGTACTCGGCGGTCTCGATGTCGAAGTCGTCGAAGGTGGTCTCGCCGTCGTCGCCGGTGGTCCACTCGGCGACCTTCGTGTAGCCGGGGCGGATGTCGTCGTAGCCCTCCATGCCCTGGAACATGAGCACGCGGTCGAGGTCGTGGTGCTCGCTCGCCTCGAAGGTGTTGACCATCTTCTTGGCGAACGCGAGGTGGTAGAACGACCCGAGGTGAACCGAGGCGTTCGCGGGGTTGGCGATGGTCTCGATGGTGTTGACGAACGTCCGAACGCCCATGTTGTCGCGGCGCTCCCAGAGCGCGTGGATGGCGGGGTTGAACCGCGGCTGGTAGTAGAAGCCGAAGCCGGTGTCGTCGACCATGTCGGCGGACTCCTCGGGGTCGAGTTCCGTGCGGACGCCGAGTTCGTCGAGGACGTGCTTGTAGGCGTCCTGCTTCTGGGTCGGGACGCGGTCGCCGGAGTGGACGACGACGGGCGTGCCGGCCGCGGCGGCGACGACGCCGGCGGCGACGCCGAGGATGGCGGTCGTGCCCTTGCCGTCGTAGTTCGCGCCGCAGTCGACGGGGTCGGCGTCGGGTTCGGCGTACTCGACGTGCTCGGCCATCACGTCGGCGTAGGCGGCGAGTTCCTCGGCGTTGTTGTGCTTCCAGCGGTTGGCGAGCCAGAACGCGCCGAGCGTCGTGTGGTCCGGTTCGCCGGCGAGGATGCGGCGCATCGCCTCGGACGCCTGCTCGCGGGTCATGTCCTCGGCGGACTTCGTGCCCGTGCCGACGACTTCCGTCATCAGACGCTTCAGCGGCCATTCCCCGAACTCGCTTTCGACTACTGCCATGCCCCTGTGTTCGGGCGAGCGGTCAAAAAACGTCCCGTTCGGTCTCGTCGCCCGGGAGCGTCGACACCGTCCGAAAGCGATAGGCTTCCCGACTCCTAACGCCGGATAATGAGCGCGTTGTCGGATGATTGGCGGGACGCCATCGACGAGGTCGATGCGGCGCTTATCGACGGCTACCAGAGCGGCTTTCCGGTCGAGCGACGGCCGTTCCGCGTCGTCGCCGCGGAGCTAGGTATCGACGAGGACGACGCCCTCGACCGCGTCCGCCGGCTCCGCGACGACGGCGTCTTCCGGCGGTTCGGGCCGGTGCTCAACCCGCCGGTCATCGGGAGTTCGACGCTCGCGGCCGTCTCCGCGCCCGAGGAACGCTTCGACGAGGTCGCGGAGATTATCAACGGCTACCGGCAGGTGAACCACAACTACCGCCGCGCCCACGACTGGAACATGTGGTTCGTCGTCACCGCCGGCTCCCGCGAGACGCGCGACCGCATCCTCGACGAAATCGAGGAGCGCACGGGCTGCGAGGTGCTGAACCTCCCGATGCTCACCGACTACTACATCGACCTCGAATTCCCCATCGTCAACGACGACCGCTTCGCCCGCGAGAGCCTCGGCGCGACCGACGTGAGCGCCACCCGCATCTCCGAGGACGCGACCGGCGACCTCTCGGACCTCGAAGCCCGCCTGCTCGTGGAGATTCAGGGCGGTTTCCCGCTTACGAAGACGCCCTACCGCGACGTGGCCGACGCCCTCGACGCCGCGGTCGACGACGTGCTCGTCGCCGTCGAGCGCCTGCTCGCGGACGGCTGTATCAAGCGCATCGGCTGCGTCGTCAACCACATCGTCACCGGCTTTCGGAACAACTGCATGGTCGTCTGGAACGTCCCCGACGACGAACTCGACGCCCGCGGCGAGGCCGTCGGCAGCCTCCCGTACGTCACGCTCTGTTACCACCGGCCGCGCCGCCCCGAGCAGGGCTGGGAGTACAACCTGTTTACCATGATTCACGGCCGGGACGCCGACGCCGTCGACGAGAAGATAGACGAACTCGCCGCCGACCACCTGCCGTTCGACCACGAGCGACTGTACTCGACGGCGAAACTCAAGCAGACCGGCGCGCAGTACGAGAAGCTCGTGGGTTCTGACGACTGAGGACAGAACAAAATTCGCGTTTCGACGCCCGCGCCGCCGTCCGCGCCGAATCAGGCCGCTACCGCGACAGCGGCGACAGCCGGTAGAGCATCCGCGCGGCCTGCGCGACGCCCGTCTTCGCCAGCGACCCGCTTTTGAGCGCGCCGAGTTTCGCGTAGTAGCCGGACTTGAACGCGCCTTTCTTGGCGAGGAGCGCGCTCCCGAGCGCCCCGCGCTTGGCGTAGTACGCGGACTTCCGGCCGGCCGCGCCGGCGTAGTGTTTGGTGCTCGTCGGAATCGGCGTCCGGCGGCCCTGTACCTCGGTCGAGCCGCTGCGGATGGCGGTCAGGATGTCGTCGGCCGTGAGCGAAGCGCGCGACACGTCGGGGATGTCGATTTCCGTGTAGGCGCGGCCGACGTACCCGACCCGGTGGGCGTCGCTGCCGGCGACGCCTGGGTACTGGCGCTTCGCCGCGAACCGGCGGGCGCGGCGGTTCTTGTAGCCCGTGAACAGCCACGAGTTGTACGTCTCGATGGCGTCGAAGGCGTCGCCGCCCGCGGCGTCGTGATACCGGCCGAGCCGACGGCGACCGATGCCGTGTCGGCTCCGCTGGAACGGGTGGGGGACGATGGCGACGCCGCCGCGCTCGCGCACCCAGCGCGCCGTCTCGTCCAGCGGGCGACGCCGCGGCGGTAGCTCCTCCACGCCGAGCGCGAGCAGGTGGCCGTCGGCCGTCGAGACTTCCACGCCGGGGATGCCCACGAGACCGTACATGGGGGCGAGTTGCGCCGCTCGGAGCGACTCGTCGATGACGTCGTGGTCGGTGACGACGACGGCGTCCAACCCGATTTCGGCGGCCTGCTCCAAGATGAGCTCCACCGAGTCGTGCGCGTCGTACGAGCCTTCCGAGTGTACGTGGGGGTCGATGCGGACGGTCAGCGCGGACACGACTCCTCGTTAGGCTTCGGCAACGAAAAAGACACGCCCGAATCGTGCTAGCTCGCGGCACTCCCAGCGGACGGCGTCTCAGTCGGGGCAGACACGGTACTCCGGCGGCGGAAACGTCGAACTGTGTCCGCGGGCGCTACTGCTCGGCGATTCGCTCGCCCGCGTCGACGCCGCTCCAGAGCGCGGCGTGGACCCGGCCCTCACCGACCGTCCAGTCGCCAGCGAAGTAGAGGCCGTGAGACTCCCCGCGGCGGAGTATCTCGCGGTCGGCGACGCCGTCGGGCAGCGCGTACCGCCAGCCCTGGTCGTCCACCCAGTCGGGGTCGCGCAGGCGCTCGTCGCCGAGGAGTCCAGCGACCATCCCCGCGACCTCGTCGGCCGCGTCAGAGAGCGGGTCGTCGTAGTGCGCCTCGGACCACTCGGGGCTCGGTTGGACGACGAGCAGGCTCTCGCCGTCGGGGACGTGGCCCTCCTTGCACTCCTCGCGGGCGACCCAGCCGACCGGGTGGGTCTTGTCGGTGTTGACGAGCGCGTACCACGGCTCCTCGCGCTCGAAGGGGTAGTGGAGGACGACGGTTCGAATCGTCCGGTGCTCGACGCTCCCGATGGCCTCGCGGAGCGCGACCATGCACTGGTCGCCCCAGCCCATCTCGGTGAGAATCCCGGCCGTCTGCGGGGCCGGCGGCGTCAGGAGCACCGAGTCGAACGGGCCGTGGCGCGTCCCCGCCTCGTCGACGACGGACCAGTAGCCGCTGTCGGGGTTGTGGTCGATTGCGGCGACGCGCGTCTCCCGCTCGACGGTCGCGTCGGTCTCCGCGAGCAGGCGCTTCGCCAGTTGGGTGATGCCCTCGGTCCACGTCCACTTGTGTTGGTCGCGGTCGTCGCCCTCGGAGACGACGCCGTCGCCGTCGAACGTCCAGACCGGCTCTTCGATGTCGACCAGCCCCTCTGTTCCCAGTCCGCGGACGAGCCGTTCGGTGCGGCGGTCGTAGTCTTTCACGTAGTTCGCGCCGTGGTCGTACCGACAGCCGTGTCGGCGGCGCGTCGCGGCGCGCCCGCACACCCCGCGGCTCTTCTCGAGAATCGTGACGTTCGCGTTCGCCTCGCGGAGCGCGTAGGCCGCGCCAGCCCCAGCGGCCCCGGCTCCGACGATGCACACGTCGCGAGTCATCTCGCCACCCCGCGTGTGAGTCCAGCCAGCATCGGTCAGACGTGAGGCTTCGAGGCGCTAAAAGACTCGCAACGCGGCGTGATTGGTGACCGTGTTCGCGCCCGCGACCGCGCCCGGAGGCGAAAACGATTCACGTCGCGCCGCCGGAGTCCGTGTATGTACGACTCGGTCATCTTCGACCACGACGGCGTGTTGACGACGCTCGTCGCACTCCCTCCCCTCCGCGACGCGACGTGGGACGCCTTCGACGAACTCGGCGTTTCGGACCCCGACCCGGACCACGTCGAGCAGGTGGTCATCCACGTCACGCCCGAGGACGTGCGCGCCGCCGCCGAGCCCTACGGCCTCGACCCCGAGGCGCTGTTCCGCGTCCGCGACGAACGCCAGTCGGCCGCCCAACGGCGGGCCATCGCCGACGGCCGGAAAGTCCCCTACGACGACTTCGACGCGCTCCGCCGCATCGACGCCCCGATGGGCATCGTCTCCAGCAACCAGCAGGCGACCATCGACTTCGTCGTCGACCACCTCGACGCCGCGGACCTGTTCGGCACCGCCTACGGCCGCGAGCCCTCGATGACGAGCCTCCACCGCAAGAAACCCGAACCCTACTACCTCGAACGCGCCATGGCCGACCTCGGCGTCGAGTCGCCGCTGTTCGTCGGCGACAGCGACAGCGACATCGCCGCCGCCGAGGCCGCGGGCGTCGATTCCGCGTTCATCTGTCGGGGCCACCGCGCCGACCACACGCCGACGCCCGACCCGACCCACGAAATCGCCGGCCTCGACGACCTGCTCGAACTCGACGGCGTCCCGGTCGCGGCCGGCGAGGCGGGCGCGTCCGCACCGTCCGACCCCGCGGCCGACGGCGGCCGCGAGGGCGGAGCGTCGTCCCGATGACCGCCTCGCTCCCCCGCATCGGTCTCGGGACGATGGGCCTCGACACGCCCGACGAGGCCGCCGCCGTGACGACGGCGCTGGAGTTGGGTTACCGACACGTCGACACCGCGCAGATTTACGGGAACGAGGCGGTCGTCGGCGACGCGCTCGCGGCCGCCGACGTCCCCCGTGAGGACGTGACGCTCGCCACCAGGGTCTGGGCGGACAGCCTCGCGCCCGCCGACGTGCGCCGGACGACCCGCGAGAGCCTCGAAAAGCTCGGAACCGACTCCGTCGACCTCCTGTACGTCCACCGCCCCATCGACACTTACGACCCCGAGGCGACGCTTGCGGCCTTCGACGAACTCGTCGACGACGGCCTCGCCCGTGGGGTCGGCGTGAGCAACTTCACCGCCGCCGAGTTGGACGAGGCGCTCGACCTGCTCGACGCACCGCTCGTCGCTCACCAGACGGAGTACCACCCGCTGTTCCAGCGCTCCGAACTCCTCGACCACGCCGAGGAACGCGGCTACGACGTGGTCGCGTACTCGCCGCTTTCGGGAGGCCGCGTCCGCGACGTGGACGAAGTCGTCGCGGTCGCGGAGAAACACGACGCGACGCCCGAGGCGGTGAGCCTCGCGTGGCTGGCCGCGAAGGGGCTGTGTCCCATCCCGAAGGCGTCGAGCGAGCGCCACCTCCGGGCGAACCTCGACGCCGTCTCGCTGGAACTCGACGCGGCCGACGTGGCGGCCATCGACAGTATCGAATCTGAAGTCGAACTGTTTCCCGAGTGACGATTCAGCCGCTCGGTGCCGTCTCGAAGTCTCAATTTCGATACCGGTCCCGGAACGATTATAACACGGCGGGCGAGTGTCCGACCATGCGGATTCCGAGTGGGGTAAGCGGGTTCGACGAGCTCATTCAGGGTGGCTTCCTTCCGCGCCGACTGTACGCCCTGAGCGGACCGCCGGGGAGCGGAAAGACGACGTTCACGGCGCAGTTCATGGCCGAGGGACTTCGTAACGGCGAGAAGTGTATGTACATCACCATGCACGAGACCGAAGACGAACTCGTCAACGACATGTCGAGTTTCGACTTCGGCTTCGAGACGCTCGCTAGTTCCGAGGGCTTTCGCTTCATCAACCTCGTGAGCCCGAAGGGGAAACACATCCTCAATCAGTTCTCACAGACCGGAGGGTCGTCGAGCGTCCAGAGCCTCACCGACAAAATCGTCGCGTTCGTCAACTCCCGGCAGGTCGACCGCCTCGTCATCGACTCGACGATGCTGCTTCGGCTGTTTTTCGCCAACGGCTCCGAGGAGATGACGCGGTTTCTGACGGCGCTCAAGCAGGGCGACGCCACGACGCTTCTCATCTCCGAGATGACGGACCCCTCGTCGTACTCCGACGAGCACTTCCTCGCCCACGGCGTGGTGTTCTTCCACAACTATCTGGAGGCGACGGGGATGACACGCGGCATTCAGGTCATCAAGATGCGCGGAACGAACATCGACTGCGACATCCGGTCGCTCGAGTTCACCGACAACGGACTGGTCGTCGACCCCCGGTCGAAGGTCGACCTCTGAGGTAACAACAATGTACGAACGGGTCTTCGGAACGGACTGGCGGACGATTTCGGACGAGGAGGCCATCCGCCGGATGTACGCCCTCGGCGTCTCCAGCGCGCTCGGCCACCCGAACCGCGGGGAGTTCGAGCGCATCCGCCGGCAGGCCGGCACCGCCTACGGTCGGAGCGTCCTCCAGCTCGCCTTCGAGGAGGGCAAACAACGCGTCGCCCGCAACGAGTCGGAGTACGACTCGAAACAGGACGTGTGGGAGGCGCTCGTCGACGAGGAGACGACGCCCGCCACGACGGGTCGCGCCGACGTGACGATGCAGAAGCCGACGGACAAACAGGGCATCCCCGCCGCCGTCGGTCGGGCGTCCGCCCTCGACGGCGGCGGCGACGACTTCTCTCGGATTCGGCTGCCGGAGTTCCTCCGACGCGGGTAGCCGGCCACACGGCCGACGCGGGTAGCCGACGAACCTTTGGGCGTCCGAACCTTCTCTCGACGCATGAGCGACAGCGAATTCAGCCTCTCCGAGTCCGAGTGGCGCGAGCGACTCTCGGAGGACGCCTATCGCGTCCTCCGCGAACAGGGGACCGAGCCGCGGTTCTCCGGCGAGCACGTCGACCGGAGCGACGACGGCGTCTACCGATGCGCCGGCTGCGGGGCCGAGCTGTTCGACTCGGAGACGAAGTACGACTCGAACTGCGGGTGGCCGAGCTTCTACGCCGCCGAGGACTCGAACATCGAGCTTCGGCGCGACCTGAGCCACGGCATGGACCGCACCGAGGTCGTCTGTTCGACCTGCGACGGCCACCTCGGGCACGTCTTCGACGACGGACCGGAGCCGACCGGCAAGCGCTTCTGTATCAACTCGGTCGCGCTCGACTTCGAGGCGGACGAGAACTAAGCGCCGACAGAACCAGAACGCCGAACCACCGAACACCACCCCGCCTTCCTCACGCCGAACTCTGGTACGTGAGGAACGTCACGGCGACGGCCGCAAACAGGTCGGGCAGGAACGTGAAGGGTCCCAGCCCGCTGCCTCTGAACCCGAGGAACAGCGATGCCAGCGGGTTCGACGTGAGTGCGTACAGGAGCAGCGCCGCCGTAAAGAGGAGTAAGCTCAGCGTAAAGCGGTTCGGCAGCTCCCGGTAGAGCATCGCGTAGGTGCCCGCGAGGAAGCCGAGCGCGACGAGGTTGTACGTCGAGACGAACAGCTTCAACTGGATGAACAGGTCCGGGATGGGCGGACCGCCGTGGCCGCCCGGCTTGTGCGGGCCGAACAGGTCGGGGGCGAACCACGCCACGAGGTCGGGCGTGAACCACGTCACGAGCGCCGCGATGGCGAGCGAGACGCCCACGACGACCGCGGTCCGCCGAACCGGGTCGCGGTTGGACGTGTCGCTCACGCGTCGTCACCTCCGACCGTCACGTCGTCTAAGTCGGCCTTTCGAGCCACCTCGTCGAGTACGTCGAGGTTGGCTTCCATCTGGTCGGTCAGAAAGTACGTCTTTCCGTAGTTGTCACCCATAGTCATCAACACGTTGTTCTCGACGAGGAGTTCCAAGTGGTGCTGTGTGGTCTTGTAGTCGAGGTCGAGTTCGTTCGAGAGTTGGTTGGCGTTCATCGGCATGTCGTCGAGCGCGCGGATAATTCGCAGGCGGTTTCGTCCCCCGCGCGACCCGCCGATAAGCCACCACAGCACACGTCGCATCCGGCTAACTCGTCAAATCCGGACGTAATAAAACGGCAGGCCTCGACTCCGCGACTTCGGCGGCCCGCAGTGGAGTCGTGTGTGGCGGGAGTCGGGCGAGTGGATGTGTTCGGCATGGGGACTGAGGGAGTGCGTCGGTCGCGTTGGGGGGCGGTCGTCAGCGAGGGACACGGGGGCGTCAGCGAGGGACACGGGGGTTAGTTACCGCGCGGCCCGAAGCCGCCGGGTGCGCCGGGGCCGCCCGCGTGTTGTCGTGGGCCGCCACCGCCGTCGCAGGCGAGCGTCGACGTGTCGACGCCGAACTCGGTGAGTTGCTCGTCGACGGCGGTCCGAATCTCCTCGGCCGTCGCGCCGTCGTCGCGCATGTCGGCGACGAGCGTCCAAACCTCGTCGGTCTGCTCGTCGGTCAGGTCGTAGCGGTCTTGCAGGCGGTCGCCCGGGGCGTATCGGGTTTCGTTCGCGGACCCGTTGAACGGGCCGTGCCAGCCGCCGGCGGCTCGGACGGCGGTCCCGTCGGTCGCGTAGACGGTCTCCGAGGCGTGGGTCTGGGCCGCGAGGCCGCCGGCGGCGGCAACCGTCCCCGCGAAGACGAGCGAGGCGACGACGAACGCCACCCCGAGCGTTGTGAGTCTGTTCATGATTCGTTCCTCGTCTGTCCGGTCGTTGGGCGGTTAAAAGAGGATTTTCCGAACTCGAACACGAGTCGGTCGTGAATCCGCCCGGGGTTAGGCCCAAATCACGCCGAAAACCGCTCGCCCGGCGCGGACGAACTGCCGGCGCGCACGACGCATCGAGAAGCCCGCTTTCGCGGCGGTAGGACGGGTCTAACGCACACTCCTTGTGGGTAGTCGACACGTACCAAACTAGGGTGGCAACGTACGTGCTGTATGTCTCGCAGCTACCCGGCCAGTCGTCACCCGACACGGCGGGGCCCGCCGTTCACGCCGTACGCCCTCGTCGTCGCCGGTCTCGTGACGTTCTGTATCGCCGTCCTCGCTCCCGTCGCCGACCTCTCGGCGGGCCTGACGGTGATGAACGTCGCCGTCAGCGGGGCGACCCCGGCGTTCGACGGCGGCACGCTGGTCCTCAGCGGCGGCCTGCTGCTCATCAGCGCCGCCTCGACGTTCTTCGGCGTCCTCCTGTTGCTCCTTCGGCTCTGAATCGCGGTTTGACCCCGGGGCACGCGGCGAGACTCGAAGGTCGGTCGAACTCGGGAAACCGCAGAAGAGTACGCGAGACGCGGGACCTCGGAACCCGCTTCGGTGGTGCGACGTGTTCGCCCACCCGGCGCGGCCGGATTACTGTCGTTCGATGGGGGTGGCGAGCACGGGTATCTTCGACTGGACGACGACCGACCGCGAGACGCTTCCGAGGATGTTGTCCTCGAACCGGGCGTGGGTGCCCATCGAGATGAGCGCCGCGTCTATCTCCTCGGCGAACGCGAGAATCTCCTCGGCCGGGTCGCCGCGGCGGAGTTCGGTGGCGGCGTCGACGCCGTACTCGGCCATCGTCTCGGCGGCCTCGGTGAGCGCGGCCTCGCCCTGCGACCTGAGTTCCTCGTACACCTCGTCGACGCGCTCGTCGGCGAGCGTCAAGAAGGCTCGTTCGTCGACGACGTAGAGCAGGGAGACGGCGGCGTCGCGCTCTGCGGCGAGTTCCGCGGCGTCTTCGACGACCGGCTGCATCGAGTCGCTCCCGTCTATCGGCACGAGGATTGTGTCGTACATCAACTGGGGATTAGGCGGGGACAGTATCACCCTCTTCGCCAGTTCCCGCGCGATGGGAACTACGCGGGACGAGTCTCGACCGGGGAGACGCGATTCCGGAGACGGGTGCGGTGCAGGCGGCTACCCGTCATCGGTCGCGTCGTCGGTCTCGTTTTCGGTGTCTACGTCATTCTCCGGTTCGGTATCACCGTCCGCGGCCTGTTGCTCGGCGTACCGCTCGGCCCGCCGTTTCCAGTCGGTGACCCGCCGCGCCGACACGTCCGCGGCGGCGGCGAGTTCCTCGTCCGACGCCTCGCGGAGCGCCGTCACGGTGTGGATGCCCGCCGTCCGGAGCCGGGTCGCGTACGCCTCGCCGATGCCGCGGATGTTCCGCGGGTCCTCGGGGTCGCGTGCTTCTTCGGCCTCCTCGGCATCGACGCCGCCAGCCGAGACGACCGCCGCGAGCTGTTCGGTCATCGCGTCCACCCGGCCGTCGAGACCGTCAACTCGGCCGTCGATTTCGTCGATGCGCGCCGCGAGGTCGTCGTGAGTGTGCTCGGTCTCCCGGTCGGCGACGCCGGTCACGCCGGCCACGTCCGGGTCGACCCCGGCTTCGACGGTGGTCCGGTCGGAGTCGTCGCTGCCGCTGTCGTCTGTCTCGCCGTCGCCGGCCTCGTGTTCGTCTCCGGCATCGTCGGCTTCGCCCTCGTTTTCGTCTTCGTCACCTTCGGACGCGTCGTCCGCATCGGTGTCGGCGTCGTCGTCTTCGGGCTCGTCTCCGTTGCCGTCGTCCGCATCGGCGAGCGAATCGCCCGGTGCCACGTCGTCGGGGAGGACGTAGACCAGCGCGTCCGCCGGCACGTAGCCGACGACCTGTTTGCGCTTCCTGTCTGCGGTGAGGACGACCCCGCCGGAGTCGAGCGCCTTGTAGCCGCCGCACTCGAAGCTGGTTCCGTCTGTGAGACACACTTTCATAATCAATCATTGGATTCGGGGCAGAATGAGTGTTGCCGCTCCCGTTGTGTGAGAACGAACGGCGGTTTTTCACCGATTCCGCGCCGATATTCGGGCATGATCCGAGCCCTGTTGGCGGCGTTCGGTCTGGTGGAACTGCTCGTTCCGGATAAACTAGTCGCCGTGATGACGCGCCTCGCCTACGAGGACGGCGGCGAGATGACGGCGAAACCGTGGGTGACGACGGCGGCGCGCGTCGAGGGAGCGGTGCTCCTGTTGGTCGCGCTCGTCGGCCTCCGCGGTCGGTGCGGCGGTGACGGCGACGACGCATAACTGCGTCTCGCGGGCGTCGCGACGCCGGTAATCCGGCCCGCGAAAGAAGCGACCGCGGCGAGAGAATATGAGACTGTGCGCAGCAGTCGGTCGCCGAGCGACTCGTGGTCCGGCGCGTCAGCGCGTCGGCGCGACGCGTGCGACCGATTCAGGCGAGTCGCGCGAACGCGAGCGACCCGCTCGTGTTCTTGATGTAGATGCGGACGGTCTGTCCTTCCTGCGCGCCGGGCACGAAGATGGTGTACTTCCCGCGCTGGGCGACGCCGTCGCCCTTGCGGCCGGTCCCGGT contains these protein-coding regions:
- the msrB gene encoding peptide-methionine (R)-S-oxide reductase MsrB, which codes for MSDSEFSLSESEWRERLSEDAYRVLREQGTEPRFSGEHVDRSDDGVYRCAGCGAELFDSETKYDSNCGWPSFYAAEDSNIELRRDLSHGMDRTEVVCSTCDGHLGHVFDDGPEPTGKRFCINSVALDFEADEN
- a CDS encoding RAD55 family ATPase, yielding MRIPSGVSGFDELIQGGFLPRRLYALSGPPGSGKTTFTAQFMAEGLRNGEKCMYITMHETEDELVNDMSSFDFGFETLASSEGFRFINLVSPKGKHILNQFSQTGGSSSVQSLTDKIVAFVNSRQVDRLVIDSTMLLRLFFANGSEEMTRFLTALKQGDATTLLISEMTDPSSYSDEHFLAHGVVFFHNYLEATGMTRGIQVIKMRGTNIDCDIRSLEFTDNGLVVDPRSKVDL
- a CDS encoding helix-hairpin-helix domain-containing protein, whose product is MKVCLTDGTSFECGGYKALDSGGVVLTADRKRKQVVGYVPADALVYVLPDDVAPGDSLADADDGNGDEPEDDDADTDADDASEGDEDENEGEADDAGDEHEAGDGETDDSGSDDSDRTTVEAGVDPDVAGVTGVADRETEHTHDDLAARIDEIDGRVDGLDGRVDAMTEQLAAVVSAGGVDAEEAEEARDPEDPRNIRGIGEAYATRLRTAGIHTVTALREASDEELAAAADVSARRVTDWKRRAERYAEQQAADGDTEPENDVDTENETDDATDDG
- a CDS encoding universal stress protein — its product is MYDTILVPIDGSDSMQPVVEDAAELAAERDAAVSLLYVVDERAFLTLADERVDEVYEELRSQGEAALTEAAETMAEYGVDAATELRRGDPAEEILAFAEEIDAALISMGTHARFEDNILGSVSRSVVVQSKIPVLATPIERQ
- a CDS encoding winged helix-turn-helix domain-containing protein; translated protein: MLWWLIGGSRGGRNRLRIIRALDDMPMNANQLSNELDLDYKTTQHHLELLVENNVLMTMGDNYGKTYFLTDQMEANLDVLDEVARKADLDDVTVGGDDA